Part of the Nitrospirota bacterium genome, ATTTACATCGAATTGTACTTACCAATTCCTCAACTCTTTCGCGAAGTCGTCGCCGTGGCAAGACTTGGTATCGCAACAAAAAAGTTCGTATTCCTGATTCGCTTGGATTGTATCACAAAAAATGGAATGACACGCCTGCATGGATTGAAATCTTTGTGGACAATATAGTTAATTCGAGCGATTCCATTACATTCAGAATTCCTTGTTTGAGGGAAATGGCTTTTGCTCATGTTTTATTTCATGAATTAGGTCATCATATACATAAAGCAATTCATCCTGAGCACAACGAGCGTGAAGATGTCGCTGAAAAATGGGAAAAGAAATTAACTCGTTTGTTTGTCAGAAAAAGATACTGGTATGTTGTACCCTTTCGTTATCCATTAATATTGATTGTAAAGGGATTGAAAAATTGTTTTAAGAGTAGAAATAGGGACAGGTGTTCTGTCTCACTAATTCACTAACTTTTTAAACTTCATCAAAAAGGTGTCTCACATTCTACCTGTATAGTTCTGTTCGGTATAGGGGCACTCGCAAGCTCATATTGATTTTTTTCAACTACATATAGTATTTTCCCAGTATTGAGTAAGAAGATTATCGTTGACCATGATGTCCATTACATGAGGCTGGCACTCAGGGAGGCAAGCCTTGCTTTTTTGGAGGAAGAGGTTCCAGTAGGTGCACTTATTGTCCACGAGGGTCGGATAATTGCAAAGGCTCATAATAGCAGGGAGGCATCCTATGACCCAACTTGCCATGCAGAGCTGATTGCAATAAGAAAGACTGCAAAAAAACTTGGCACATGGAGGCTTTCCTCTTCTGTGCTTTATGTTACAAAAGAGCCATGTATAATGTGTGCAGGTGCAATGATTAATGCAAGGCTTAAGAGGGTTGTTTATGGCTGTAGAGATTCAAAGGGTGGGGCAGTAGGAAGTCTTTATAATATACTTAATGACAAAAGGCTTAATCATCGGGTGGAGGTTGTCTCTGGTGTCCTTGAGTCTGAATGTAGTGAGATTCTCAAGAGGTTTTTCAAAGGGCGTAGATAATTGTTAAGCTATATAGAGATTCACAGGGTCCCCCAAAAAAATCGCAAGATTTTTTTGGGGTGATGGAGAGGTGGCTGAGTGGTTGAAAGCGGCGGTCTCGAAAACCGTTATGGGTAACTCCATCGGGGGTTCGAATCCCCCCCTCTCCGGATAAACCTCTCAGTTACCTTATCCTCATACCCCTCAAGATTAATAGGTCTCTTACGCATCATATTTAGTTTCAATAATTTAAAATTGAGCTCTCTTAGCCTCTTCAGCCTTTCTTTGTCGTCATCAATTGTGTTTATGAGGTCGCGTAGGTTTACAATCTCGTTTCTGAGCTCAAGCTCAGGCGGAATGCATCCTGATATCCACTTTTATTTTGTGTGTTCGTGTTTTTCTTTTTCCTTGTGATAAGCCTCTTTTCCTGCCTCGATTGCCTCTGCAAGAATGGATCTCTTTTCTGCTACGAACTCCTTTCCGCTTTCGATTGTCTTTGCCACCCTGCCTTTAACCTCGCCCATAAGGTCATCTGCTTTATCCTTTACATCCTCTGCAAGCTCCCTTATCCTCTGCCTCGTCTCTTTTCCTGAGCGAGGAGCAAAAAGAAGCGCAACACCTGCTCCAATAACACCTCCAAGGAGAAAAGACACCACTACTGTGCCTGTGCTATGACCATCGTCTCTCATCTACTACCTCCTTTGAAAAGTTCCTTTAAGAAAAATGTAAGAGCAGCCATTATGCCTGCTCTTACCCCTGAAACCTTTACAGGTATATCTCGTATAACTTCATTTATTACTTTAATATTTTCTCCTAAGTCCCCAACAACATTGGAAAATTTCTTGACATCATCGGTAATGGTATTTATATTATCAGTCATCTCCTTTAGGCTTCTCATAGTTATACTTAGCTCATCCATCGTAGGTTTTATAGTGCTTTCCATAGTAGAGAGCAATTTAGAGAGTTCCTTGAATGTATTTCTTGCAGAAAGAAGGACAAATATAAGAAACCCTGCTACTAAGGCTAAGATAACCACAATAGCCACAAGAAGTATCTCGGTCATAATTCCTCCTTATCTAAAATAGATTGTAATATGAATTTAATGAGATGTAAAGAGGTAAAGTGATTTCCTCATAAGCTCATGAGGAGGTTTTACACCTGTCCAGAGCTCAAAGGCAAAGACACCCTGCCAAAGAAGCATTCCAAGACCATTGAATGTTCTACAGCCTTTTCTTCCTGCCTTTTTAAGCAAGGGAGTCTCTTTGTATATGAGGTCTCCGATTATGTGTGAGGGTCTTATCAGGGATATATCCAAAGGGATAGGGTCTGAGTCCTTAAGTCCTAAAGGAGTGGCATTTACGATAATGTCCATATCGGATATATTTCTCGGGGAATCCATGAAAAAAACATTTGTTTTTCCAAGCCTTTGTAAATCCCCTATTAGTTTTTCAGCCTTACCAATGTCGATATCATAGATATAAAGCCCTTTAGCCTTTTCAGTAAGATAGTAGCTTATTGCCTTTGAGGCACCACCTGCACCAAGGATTAAAACAGTCTTTGTCTTTGTCTTTATGCCTTGCTCAGAGAGGCTTTTCATAAAGCCTTTTCCGTCTGTGTTATAGCCGATGAGTCTACCGTCTTTGTTTACAATAGTATTTACAGCACCTATGGCTAATGCCTCTTTGTCTAATTTATCTAAAAAGGGGATTACATTTTCCTTATGTGGGACCGTAACATTTACGCCTGTCATGTTAAGTGTCCTTATAGCCTCTACTGCGTCCTTTAGCATCTCAGGCTTAACGGAAAATGTTACATAGCAGTAGTCAAGCCCTAAGTGCTCAAATGCAGTGTTATGCATGAGTGGCGAAAGACTGTGTGTAACAGGATAGCCCAGAAGGGCAATGACCTTTGTTTTTCCAGTTATCTTCATTTATCCTCCATTGCCCTTATCAAGCCCTCTGGGGTTGGCTCTATTACCTTTGCTTTTATTTTTAGTGCAGACTCTATATCCTTTAGCGAGACATCGTCTAAGAAGACATCCCTTTCATCCCTTAAGACAACATCAGGCACAAGAAGGATGTCATGTCCTTCGGTTTTATCCGAAAGCGTTCTTATTACATCTCGTCCTGTAATCAGCCCTGTTACTGTAATGGATTCACCGAAAAATCTGTTCTTTACTGGCACTAAGCTGACAGAGATACCGGATTTTGCAAGCCTTTCGAGGAACCTCTTAAAATAAGGATAAAAAGAGGTGCCTGCGAAGGTTATATATTTTTTATTGGAGTCTTTTATTTTTTGGGTGGTAATCGTTTTTGTCTTTGCATTAAAAAGAGAAACCATGCCTACACCGTTTTCGAGCTGGTGCAGTTCTCCATAGTCCCTGATGGAGGGGAATGTCATGCCTGCCTTTATATAAAGCTCATCAGCAGGATAAACAATCGGGTCTCCGTGTTTTTTCTTAAACCTTTTCTGAAAGCCCTCGATGATCTTTAGTGCGGACTCTGCGTTTTCCTTTTCAACAGCCCTTAGTTTTGTCTTTCTGTGGGCTGTAAGACCAACAGGCACAACTGCAATGGACTGAAGATTGGGATAAAGGGAGTAAAGCTCCCGTATGGTCTTTTTGAGCTCCTCTTTGTCATTAATGCCAGGGCAGAGCACTATCTGTGTGTGCATCTTTATACCATGCTTTTTAAGAAAGCCAAGGTCTTTCATTATGTCTGTGCCATTTTGGTTTCCAATCATCCTGTTTCTTAG contains:
- a CDS encoding DUF948 domain-containing protein; translation: MTEILLVAIVVILALVAGFLIFVLLSARNTFKELSKLLSTMESTIKPTMDELSITMRSLKEMTDNINTITDDVKKFSNVVGDLGENIKVINEVIRDIPVKVSGVRAGIMAALTFFLKELFKGGSR
- a CDS encoding shikimate dehydrogenase; its protein translation is MKITGKTKVIALLGYPVTHSLSPLMHNTAFEHLGLDYCYVTFSVKPEMLKDAVEAIRTLNMTGVNVTVPHKENVIPFLDKLDKEALAIGAVNTIVNKDGRLIGYNTDGKGFMKSLSEQGIKTKTKTVLILGAGGASKAISYYLTEKAKGLYIYDIDIGKAEKLIGDLQRLGKTNVFFMDSPRNISDMDIIVNATPLGLKDSDPIPLDISLIRPSHIIGDLIYKETPLLKKAGRKGCRTFNGLGMLLWQGVFAFELWTGVKPPHELMRKSLYLFTSH
- a CDS encoding nucleoside deaminase, with the translated sequence MRLALREASLAFLEEEVPVGALIVHEGRIIAKAHNSREASYDPTCHAELIAIRKTAKKLGTWRLSSSVLYVTKEPCIMCAGAMINARLKRVVYGCRDSKGGAVGSLYNILNDKRLNHRVEVVSGVLESECSEILKRFFKGRR
- a CDS encoding YtxH domain-containing protein → MRDDGHSTGTVVVSFLLGGVIGAGVALLFAPRSGKETRQRIRELAEDVKDKADDLMGEVKGRVAKTIESGKEFVAEKRSILAEAIEAGKEAYHKEKEKHEHTK
- a CDS encoding DUF512 domain-containing protein encodes the protein MKEQAVIDNVVAGSAAHKAGILKGDVIVSINGNPVQDEIDYIFYGSEPKLHIEIKRDGKTEDINLTHKESEKPGIKLRQFKLKTCKCNCIFCFVSQNPRGLRKTLYVKDEDYRLSFLYGNYITMMNLTDEDKQRIAKQRLSPLYISVHSTNRALRNRMIGNQNGTDIMKDLGFLKKHGIKMHTQIVLCPGINDKEELKKTIRELYSLYPNLQSIAVVPVGLTAHRKTKLRAVEKENAESALKIIEGFQKRFKKKHGDPIVYPADELYIKAGMTFPSIRDYGELHQLENGVGMVSLFNAKTKTITTQKIKDSNKKYITFAGTSFYPYFKRFLERLAKSGISVSLVPVKNRFFGESITVTGLITGRDVIRTLSDKTEGHDILLVPDVVLRDERDVFLDDVSLKDIESALKIKAKVIEPTPEGLIRAMEDK